In Streptomyces sp. HUAS ZL42, the DNA window TGCTCGCGGGCACGGTGGCGGCCACCCTGTCCCGGTAGGGCGACTGGCCGGCGACCATGCGAGGCGCGGGCTCACAGATCGAGCTGGTACTCCACCGCCTTGTGCGTGGGTACGTACCCGAGCGCGTCGTTGACCGCGAGCATCGGCGCGTTGCTGTCCGCGGTGTCGGTGAGCAGCCCCGCGAGGCGGGGATGCCGCTTCCGCACTCCCGCGACCGTGGCCGCCTTCATCCAGCGGGCGAGGCCGCGGCCCCGGTGCTCGGGGAGCACCGCCGTGCCGTAGTGCTGTCCGTCGCCCAGTCCGTCGCCCGGTACGACGAGTTCGGAGAAGCCGACGACGGAGCCGTCCGCGCCGTCCAGTACGGCGGCGGTGTGCAGCAGGTCCCCGCGACGCGCGATCGCTTCAGCGGCCGCGGCGACCCGTTCCAGGTCCCACACGACCGTGCCGAAGTCCGTGTCCTCCATCGGCATGTCGTCCATGGCGCGCCGGGAATCGGCATACGACTGCGCCAGTTCGGCCGGGGGGACGCCGTCCCACTCTGTCAACCGATAGCCGGGACGCGGCAGTTGGACGAGTTTGTCGAGCTCCGCGAAGTCGGCGTCGGCCAGCGACAGCCTGGCGTACGTCAGCGTCAGCACCCGGCGAAAGCCGCGCGCAGCCAGGAACAGGTCGGCGGGGGAGCCCAGTTCGGCCTGGGCGAGGACCGAGCGCCGGCTCTCCGCCCGGGCCGCGGCCTCGGCGGTCTGCAGCAGCCGGGTGCCGACGCCCTGTCGCCGCTCGGCGCCGTGCACCGCGATCTCGAGCTCGGCGAGGTGCCTCTGGCCCTCCCCGGTGAACAACCGCAGGAAGGCGGACCCGACCGGAGCCCCGTCGGTTCCGGAGGCCAGCCAGGCCAGTCGGCGGCTCGAGGCTGCGGCCTCGGGGTCGGCGAGCGGGGTGATGCGCAGGGACAAGAGGGCTCCGTCACGGTCGGATCGGTGCAGTGCGACCTGCGAAGCCAAGCGGAGCCCGGTGGGGTGCGCAACGGAATTTGTCCCGCACAGCGCCGGGCCCGCACACCCCTGCCTCGTCAATGACGCAACCGCCCCCGTCCCTTGCTCCGGTCCAGCGCAGCGACCCCGAGCGCGGCCAGGGCGATCTGGATCAGCCACTCGACCCAGTCCACTCCGTTGGTGTCGGCCACGTCGAGCCCGGCGGCAATCGCCGACCCGATCAGTGCGGCCACGATGCCGACGAGGATCGTCCACAGGATGCCGATCCGCTGGCGCCCCGGGACGACGAGCCGTCCCAGCACACCGATGATGATGCCGATGAAAATGGCACTGATGATGCCTGAGATCTCCATCTCTGCCCCTCTTTGTCGAGACCCCGTTGCTGTCCGTGTTCCCCCTGCGGGCCGGGGCACTCCGTTCCGGTTATTGCCCGCGTTTGATGTTCACGGCCCGGTCATGCCATGTACCTTTCAATCGGTCCACGCGTGTAGAACTCTCGATCGGGTCTACGCGCGCAGATTCAGCGCCCCGCACCGCCTCTTTCCCCACCCCTCAGGAGGTTCGCCGGATGCTCGGATCAAGAAGATCCCGTCACAGACTCACCACGGCCCTGGCCGGTCTCGGACTGCTCGTCACGGGGATCGCCCTCCAGGTGAGCACCAGCGCCACGCCCGCGGTCGCAGCCACTCCGCACCGCATCCTGTTCGACAACGCACACGCGGAGACGGCCGGCAACGCCGACTGGATCATCTCCACCAGCCAGCCGGACCCGCTGGGCCAGGACTCCTCCCCGTCCGCCGAGACCGACTGGACCGGCGCGCTGTCGGCCTGGGGCGTGGCCCTGCAGAAGACCGGCGACTACAGCCTGAAGACACTGCCCTCGGGCTCCAGCCTCAGCTACGGCGGCTCGTCCACGACCGACCTGTCGAACTTCGACACGCTGGTTCTGCCGGAGCCGAACACCCTCTTCACCACCGCCGAGAAGACGGCGATCATGAACTTCGTCAAGAACGGCGGCGGCCTGTTCATGGTCTCCGACCACACCGGCGCCGACCGCAACAACGACGGCGAGGACGCGGTCGAGATCCTCAACGACCTGATGACGAACAACAGCATCGACTCCACCGACCCGTTCGGCTTCTCGATCGACTCGCTCAGCATCGGCTCCGGTTACCCGGCGGCGATCAGCGACAGCACCGACCCGGTGCTGCACGGCTCCTTCGGCACCGTCACCAAGAGCCTCATCGCCAGCGGTACCACCGCCACGCTCAAGCCGTCCGACAACTCCAGCGTCAAGGGCCTGCTCTACCGCAGCGGTTACTCCGGCAACACCGGAGTCTTCTTCGCCACCAGCACGTTCGGCAGCGGACGGGTCGCCTTCTGGGGCGACAGCTCTCCCATCGACGACGGCACCGGCCAGTCCGGCAACACGCTGTACGACGGCTGGAACGACTCCGGAGCCACCAA includes these proteins:
- a CDS encoding GlsB/YeaQ/YmgE family stress response membrane protein, yielding MEISGIISAIFIGIIIGVLGRLVVPGRQRIGILWTILVGIVAALIGSAIAAGLDVADTNGVDWVEWLIQIALAALGVAALDRSKGRGRLRH
- a CDS encoding hydrolase; its protein translation is MLGSRRSRHRLTTALAGLGLLVTGIALQVSTSATPAVAATPHRILFDNAHAETAGNADWIISTSQPDPLGQDSSPSAETDWTGALSAWGVALQKTGDYSLKTLPSGSSLSYGGSSTTDLSNFDTLVLPEPNTLFTTAEKTAIMNFVKNGGGLFMVSDHTGADRNNDGEDAVEILNDLMTNNSIDSTDPFGFSIDSLSIGSGYPAAISDSTDPVLHGSFGTVTKSLIASGTTATLKPSDNSSVKGLLYRSGYSGNTGVFFATSTFGSGRVAFWGDSSPIDDGTGQSGNTLYDGWNDSGATNAALALNATEWLSGVSGDGGGGGGGTCTAAQLLANPGFESGGSSWTATSGVITNDSGEAARTGSYKAWLNGYGSAHTDTLAQSVTIPSGCTAATLSFYLHVDTAETTTSTAYDTLKAQVLNSSGTVLSTLATYSNLSAASGFTQRNFSLASYAGQTVTIKFTGTEGSTLQTSFVIDDTALNVS
- a CDS encoding GNAT family N-acetyltransferase produces the protein MSLRITPLADPEAAASSRRLAWLASGTDGAPVGSAFLRLFTGEGQRHLAELEIAVHGAERRQGVGTRLLQTAEAAARAESRRSVLAQAELGSPADLFLAARGFRRVLTLTYARLSLADADFAELDKLVQLPRPGYRLTEWDGVPPAELAQSYADSRRAMDDMPMEDTDFGTVVWDLERVAAAAEAIARRGDLLHTAAVLDGADGSVVGFSELVVPGDGLGDGQHYGTAVLPEHRGRGLARWMKAATVAGVRKRHPRLAGLLTDTADSNAPMLAVNDALGYVPTHKAVEYQLDL